TTTTGGATTTCTTAGGGTGGGGGGTGTTTTCAGTTGCTGAATATATCCTAACGCATTCTAAATGTGTTTGTGTTCAGTTACCATTTTGACTAATGCAAAGACGTGAAAATATTCCCAAATTCCTATAGAACATAAATTCTTTATTTTGATCATCAAACTTTTACAGTTTAAATGAAACGAACATGTTGGACAGGTCTGTTGTGCTACTTTCATCCATTCAAGCTCCTATATGCCACAAATTCAGCAGGAGGCTCCAAAATATTTCCAACTACCACTGAAGTGCTCACCATGATCAGAAGTGTTTTCCACTGCTAACGTATCTGAGATAATTAGTTAACAAGATCTGTGtattaacttttcttttctttccaattaGTTAAACGATATAAATTACGAGATTAAACATCTTTTCCCAGATGCATGggaaattgaaattaaaagatTACTCTTATATATGCCTCATGTCACTATAGCTTGTTAAACCATGATTTAGCACAGTATGGATTCAGTATGCTCTGAATAAAGAATTATAATTATACAGCTATTACCGTACCTActtttaccgtgtttccccagaaataaaaccctgtcttatattttttgaaccctgaaataagcgcttggcttcatttttagggaggtcttattattttggagcgtgtggagcaagatggggctcctcttgccatcttatctgatttccagctctgtgtttaaatgttttcagggagggcttatttttaaaGGGAGACTTATTTTAGCCATGTGCTCAAACGcccggttgggcttattatcaggaaatgtcttattttcggggaaacagggtatctggtATGATTTGGAGTAAATTTCATCTGaatcaataaaatttatgtaTCATACTGGCTCAGCCTTACCTCTCCAACATATTCCATGACAAAGCTGTGCTTGCGAATCTTCTCCAATGTACGTACACCCCAGCCACGTCCATTATCTGTCCGGAAAATGCAAAGGTCATAACGAATGCCCCTCTGTACTACACGGTTTGGGCAATCAATACCACAGCTGCAGCGAGAATTGCACTCATAGATGGGCATGCCAGCCTTGATCTTTACTTGGCCCAATTCATTATAGGCAAATTTATGGTGTGAAGCACCAGGACAGCATCCTCCTGCTGCTTCTGACAGACAGTCTGAACATTCACAGCCTACAGCCACCTGGTTGAGAGTGATACCATCCCCAACTTTATATTCACTGATGTAGACAAAGTCCCGGGGAGGCCCATCCAAATCCACTTCATTTTCTACCACAATTCGTCCCTTGTGGTTGCGCTTGGCATTAAGCTCATATTCCCAATGCTGCAAAGCTCGCCTCTGTTTGGCCTTCTGAACCAAATAATTGGAAATTCCTTGATCAAGTAAACGCATATTCTTTTTGAGCTTGCTACCACGACGGATCAATGCCTGTTCTAGGTCCCTGTGGAATTGCTTGAGTATACTGAAACATCGCAAATTCTTTCGGGGCTCCCAGGTATTCTCTGAATCAGAATAGCCCCGCCACTTCACCAGGTAGAATTCCTCATCCTGAGTAAAATAACAGAGCAAACTGTAAGTCTaccattttacaattttcttcctAGAAAAAAGCCCAGAAAATGACATTTCTTAGAATTTTTTCACTAAAACAAAAATCCAAGGATATAATCCAGGTATATACTACATAGCATTTCCATCATCCCATCCTATCATTCCCAATTTCTTAAGCAAAAGAACACTGGTTAAAAGGAgaacagaaagaaggaaaggataaattataaaaATGTCAATACAGGTACTCTGTCAACAGAGACCTGGTGAAAATTAGGTCGTATAAAAGGAAAGATTAAAACTATAGGCAAAGCCAAGAAACTCACCCGGATTTTCTTATAATCACATAGATATTCTACTTCAAAATCACTGAGGTTTTTTTTAGTAATGCCCAAGGAAGGGCAACACACCTTCTCCAATCGACAAAGATCCTGGAGATTGGACCAAGTTGACTTGCAGCAAACAGTACACTCTATGGAGGATAAGAGTAGACATTCACTGTTAAAATATAGTTTACTTTCAAAAAATATTAAGAGTTATCTGAATTGCCCTGCAAAACATACTAACCAAAATAATTACAGGAAAGATTCCTTCTTTATATTTAGCCTGACACATATTGCACAGATAGAGAGAATAGCAGAAAGAATATTTCAAAACAGCCATGTGACAATAATTTTCAGTACCCTacagttattaaaataaaaatgggttaAGAAACATCTGGACTTATTGGTAAATTCATTCATGTAATGATGATA
This genomic window from Ahaetulla prasina isolate Xishuangbanna chromosome 2, ASM2864084v1, whole genome shotgun sequence contains:
- the SUV39H1 gene encoding histone-lysine N-methyltransferase SUV39H1 isoform X1; this translates as MLKMAENLKECTVCCKSTWSNLQDLCRLEKVCCPSLGITKKNLSDFEVEYLCDYKKIRDEEFYLVKWRGYSDSENTWEPRKNLRCFSILKQFHRDLEQALIRRGSKLKKNMRLLDQGISNYLVQKAKQRRALQHWEYELNAKRNHKGRIVVENEVDLDGPPRDFVYISEYKVGDGITLNQVAVGCECSDCLSEAAGGCCPGASHHKFAYNELGQVKIKAGMPIYECNSRCSCGIDCPNRVVQRGIRYDLCIFRTDNGRGWGVRTLEKIRKHSFVMEYVGEIITSEEAERRGQIYDRQGATYLFDLDYVEDVYTVDAAYYGNISHFVNHSVSAIINEGALTSIIFRARFVSLFTQPGILCFQCNPNLQVYNVFIENLDERLPRIAFFATRAIRVGEELTFDYNMQVDPVNAESTRMDSNFGLVGSLAGSPKKRMRIECKCGTESCRKYLF
- the SUV39H1 gene encoding histone-lysine N-methyltransferase SUV39H1 isoform X3, encoding MLKMAENLKECTVCCKSTWSNLQDLCRLEKVCCPSLGITKKNLSDFEVEYLCDYKKIRDEEFYLVKWRGYSDSENTWEPRKNLRCFSILKQFHRDLEQALIRRGSKLKKNMRLLDQGISNYLVQKAKQRRALQHWEYELNAKRNHKGRIVVENEVDLDGPPRDFVYISEYKVGDGITLNQVAVGCECSDCLSEAAGGCCPGASHHKFAYNELGQVKIKAGMPIYECNSRCSCGIDCPNRVVQRGIRYDLCIFRTDNGRGWGVRTLEKIRKHSFVMEYVGECNPNLQVYNVFIENLDERLPRIAFFATRAIRVGEELTFDYNMQVDPVNAESTRMDSNFGLVGSLAGSPKKRMRIECKCGTESCRKYLF
- the SUV39H1 gene encoding histone-lysine N-methyltransferase SUV39H1 isoform X2: MLKMAENLKECTVCCKSTWSNLQDLCRLEKVCCPSLGITKKNLSDFEVEYLCDYKKIRDEEFYLVKWRGYSDSENTWEPRKNLRCFSILKQFHRDLEQALIRRGSKLKKNMRLLDQGISNYLVQKAKQRRALQHWEYELNAKRNHKGRIVVENEVDLDGPPRDFVYISEYKVGDGITLNQVAVGCECSDCLSEAAGGCCPGASHHKFAYNELGQVKIKAGMPIYECNSRCSCGIDCPNRVVQRGIRYDLCIFRTDNGRGWGVRTLEKIRKHSFVMEYVGEIITSEEAERRGQIYDRQGATYLFDLDYVEDVYTVDAAYYGNISHFVNHSCNPNLQVYNVFIENLDERLPRIAFFATRAIRVGEELTFDYNMQVDPVNAESTRMDSNFGLVGSLAGSPKKRMRIECKCGTESCRKYLF
- the SUV39H1 gene encoding histone-lysine N-methyltransferase SUV39H1 isoform X4, encoding MRLLDQGISNYLVQKAKQRRALQHWEYELNAKRNHKGRIVVENEVDLDGPPRDFVYISEYKVGDGITLNQVAVGCECSDCLSEAAGGCCPGASHHKFAYNELGQVKIKAGMPIYECNSRCSCGIDCPNRVVQRGIRYDLCIFRTDNGRGWGVRTLEKIRKHSFVMEYVGEIITSEEAERRGQIYDRQGATYLFDLDYVEDVYTVDAAYYGNISHFVNHSVSAIINEGALTSIIFRARFVSLFTQPGILCFQCNPNLQVYNVFIENLDERLPRIAFFATRAIRVGEELTFDYNMQVDPVNAESTRMDSNFGLVGSLAGSPKKRMRIECKCGTESCRKYLF